The segment TCAGtacattgataaaaaaaatgtaaaactaCAATATAAGCGACCCATAAATtggtaaaattattttttcgGTAACTTCAACAATCAACTGAAATGGTTTATGATATTGTTTCACGGGAAAAATCGAAGTTATATTACAGTCAAGGCAGGAGGACGATCACCTGTTCACTCAGGGAAGAAAGAGAAACATGAGGAGACGAGTATTGAAGAAACCTTTACACCTATTTCGGCCTATGCAAAATTATTCTAGTCTTTGCCAACTTGTATGTACCATCGTACAAGTCTGATTCCTTTTCTTTAAGAGGTTGTAGTACGATCCCAACACATTGAGTTATGAACAATGGCCCGGTCAGACCTGTACCCTCACTATTGGTCACTCCACAGTTAAGGCATTGCAATGCTGAAACAAGATTGTTAGCCACTAATTCTAATGCCACAATTATCGGTATGATCCGTTCATAATCAAGATGAGGTTAACCAAAATGTTAAGAGTGAAAGACAATGCAATGCTGGCCATGCCATAATCAAGCTGAGGTTAACCAAAAATGTTAGCCAATAATTGTATTGCTGAAACTATCGGTATGTTCATTTCATGCTAAATGCCTCGACAATGACAGCAGAAGGCATAACCTCTGAACAAATCTTCGATTCATCAAGCTACAACGActaatttggtatttttctcacaaaaaaagaaagaaaaacaactgATTGATACGGAACAGTGACGCACAGCAGCAAACTGAAGGTGAATTTCTTCAGATCAAGGATTGCAAACAAGATTTTCAGTGTTCTTATTGATTTCAGCACGCTAAAACACCCATCATCTAGCAGGCAACACCCTAAGCTATGGAACAGGACGACGCACGCCGACATGTACAGGGTCATCACAACAAGCATCACAGAGAGGAAGGCAGCAAGCTGAAGCATGAGGTGAATTGAGGCAGGGGAAGTGATTATGGCACATACATACAGCGCTAAGCGAAGGTTTCATCATCGCAAGAACTCTGAATTCTTCCGCGGATCGGCGTTATTCGATCGGTGTCATGTCCGCGGGAACACGCCAAGCATCTTCCCTTTGCCCAGGCACTCGGTGAGCTTCTTGGCGCCGTCCACCTCGGCGGCCATGAGGCTTTGCAGGAATCCGCAGGCGCCGGCGGCCACCATCTGCTTCCGGCAACGCCGGGATTGCGAGACGGCGAGCAGCACCGACACCGGGAACCGCTTGTCGACTCCCCGGGCGGACGGGTCGAGCAGCTGGACGGCGTTGACGATGCCCCTCTCGTCCTTCTTGAACAGCTTCCGGTACCCGCTAGACGCGACGAGGAGCGCGGCCAGTGCGCGCGCGGCGGCGTCCCGCTCGGCGACGGCCTTGGCCTCCAGCATCCAGACCAGCCGCGGGATCGAGTCCCCAAGCTCCGTCCTCACCTTGCCGCTGCTGCCGACGTTGCAGAGCTCGGCCAGCGCCATGGCCGCCTCCGTGCGGGTGGTGGACTTGTCGCTGCCCAGCGCGGCGGCGCCGTGGGCGACGAAGCTGGCGGAGACGGCGATCTCGGCGATGTAGCGGAAGGAGGCCATGTTGCGGAGGAGACCGAGCGCCGGCGCGAGGCCCGGTTCGTCGCCGCGGCTGGAGTCGAGGAAGTCCTTGACGCAGCCGAGCGCGCCTTCCTGGAAAGCCTCGACCTTTAGCCGCTGGCCCTCGTCGCCGTCGCTGGCCGTGAGGTTCTGGAGGCAGCCCAGCGCGAGCTCCTGCGCGCGCGGGGTGCCGAGGGAGACGAGCTGCAGGAGCAAGGGGAGCGCGTCCTCGTCGCGGAACGATGGGAGGAGGTCCGGGAACGCCGCGAGGTTCCGGAGCACGCCGGCCGCAGCGGCCTGGGTCGCCGGCGTGCCGGCGGCGCACGCGCCGAGGAGCGCGGCCacgccgccgcgcgccgcgaCTGCCGCCGCGGCGTCCCGCGAGCCCGCGGTCAGCGGGAGCAGCACCACGCACGCGTGctcggcgcccgcgccgccggaCTCCAGCGCGCGGCAGAGGTGGGGGATGACGGTACTCGACTCCTGGACCAGGAACCGGCACGCTGCATCCGAGGACGCGAAGGCCGCGAGCACGGACACGGCCTTCTCGCGGGAGGCCGGGAGGAGGTCCCCGCCGGAATCGAGCATCTCCGCCACCGCGGTGACGGCCACGGCGGCGGAGGACGCCGGCAGCGTCCCCACGGAGCTGGCCAGCTCCTCCAGCGCGGCGGCATGGGACGCCGCGGACCCCAGCCGGAGCCGGGAGATGAGC is part of the Phragmites australis chromosome 12, lpPhrAust1.1, whole genome shotgun sequence genome and harbors:
- the LOC133886078 gene encoding uncharacterized protein LOC133886078, with translation MPPPPPESGDPGLTECLRLLEEVPAAAASSPAFRRHWPSITASLSSLCASLSSPAFPPNAPLLASLASALSALLSVAGDAPRLGRLHTVSLLSSAATSLSQLAADARLLAAPALSSGAGGGGDGGTDGLISRLRLGSAASHAAALEELASSVGTLPASSAAVAVTAVAEMLDSGGDLLPASREKAVSVLAAFASSDAACRFLVQESSTVIPHLCRALESGGAGAEHACVVLLPLTAGSRDAAAAVAARGGVAALLGACAAGTPATQAAAAGVLRNLAAFPDLLPSFRDEDALPLLLQLVSLGTPRAQELALGCLQNLTASDGDEGQRLKVEAFQEGALGCVKDFLDSSRGDEPGLAPALGLLRNMASFRYIAEIAVSASFVAHGAAALGSDKSTTRTEAAMALAELCNVGSSGKVRTELGDSIPRLVWMLEAKAVAERDAAARALAALLVASSGYRKLFKKDERGIVNAVQLLDPSARGVDKRFPVSVLLAVSQSRRCRKQMVAAGACGFLQSLMAAEVDGAKKLTECLGKGKMLGVFPRT